AGAACTCTCGGGGACTGTTGGGCCCTCCACCAAGCGGATGACCTCCTGCAGCATGGATATAGTAGCACCTGCAAGACTTGCGTCTTCGATCTGAGGTGCATCCTCCATAGTCATGTCGACAATGGGCCCAGAGAGGGTAGTCGACGGACCAGCCTCCGCTCCCATCTTGACGGGAATAATGTCTTTAGCATCCCTGGATCGATCAAGTCACGATATTATCATCCGGCTACAGAGTACAAAAATCATCAAGAGGAAAGATTACACAAATCATTATCGGGCTGATCGCGGTGGCAGACAAACACGCCTCTTTTCGACTACCACCGGTTGgatactcggcaccacaggggCCACAGGAGGAAGGTCCTCCACTCTTTCGCCAAGTCCTGAAAGAACAAAGGTTGAGACTACATACGCACGACTACCAGAATAGATCGTGTACTCACCACCGGTAATATCCTCAGGCAACAAGGTCTCAGCAGCCACTCCTAGTGTCTTCACAGCATCTGCTACCTCAGAAGCTGTGGCCTCATCACCTGATGGGTTAGTAGCCTGCCCGGAGGCTCCCAGCTCGAGGGCTACCGGCCCGGGGGCTGCTGACCCTGAGTTTAACGGCGCCTCCTCCACGGGCGGCTCTTCAACGGCCGTGACACTTGCAATGGCATCTCTGGCAATCATGACTACTTcagcagaagtagcctcatcatcaccaaaagTCAAGTCGGCAGCCTTTTCAACACAGAGACTAATATCGTCAGTATTCTGTGAATAATACGACTAAGTCAAAAAGAAATTCAAAAGTACTCAAACAAATGCAACATGAGACTACACACCTTTGTACCTTGCGATCCCTCAGGGGTCAAACCCGAAGAAGTCGCAGCATGCTGAGTAGCGGGTTTCTTCTGCACTACTCAGCATCTATTAGCCGAAGGAGCAGAAGGCGCATCTTCCGTTTTACCCTCGGCTACCTCCTTATCCTTGAAAGGCATTGTCAAGAAACCAAGCAGCATGCGggactacaaaccacaagacAACATTGTTACTCGAAAAGTACTACTTGTCAACAAAATCAACCGACTACATCTTCGACTACACAAAATGAGCAAAGAGAAGCAAAAATACCTCTGTTGATCCATACCAATCGTCGAACTACCAAAGGACTCCTGAGAGTACTagcactccttgatagttcctaaaTAACTTACCCAACAACGCCTCCACGTCGTCATCGGATATGTCTTCAGAGGACATACacgacgggtcatcaaaacccgtaTACTAAAAGCCCGAGTGAGCACGCTGCTGCAGGGGCTAAACTCTGCGCTTAAGAAACTGGTGGctacattgatcccagtcaaccCTAAAGATCTCAACTCGGAAATCTGCAACAACAAATCGGTGATCTCTCGGGTATCCTTAGGCTCAGTCACCCAGTTGTTCGCATGTTTTGGTGCATGGTCGGTGACTACCAgcaagacaggatcatggttgccaatataaaaccacctcttcttccaatcACCGTGGGAATCAGGCAGATCATACTTGAGATACGCACCCGAGTTCCTCAACTGAAACCCAGCCCCActaaagacttctgtcctagtCGCACTGGGCTGTGGTTTACATcgaaacaatttcctaaacaaGTCGAGACTAGGCAAAACACCCAAGTacacttcacacaagtgtacaaagatagccatatgcagcacaccattcggattcaaatggactaactgaagattatagtactcaagaatacctctaaagaagtTAGAGGTAGGCACCACCAGGCCTCTTTCAACAAAGTGAGCCAGCATCACCGTCTCCTTGGGGTGTTCTTCGAATTGCCACGCATTCCCATATACGGGCCTCCACTCAAGCTCAACCCTCAGTTGAAGAAGCTTTGCATCAACCAAGGCCTGAATCGCCGactccttcatcacagaatgctGCCAGGTGACCCCAGGAGGCGGCGACGCAGTCTGGTTTGTCAGGCCACACTTGAGCGTTGGCAACTCAAgctccttgcccttcttggatctggatCACAACTTGCTGGTGGTCGCGGCCTCcccctggatcttctcaggtttcttgcccatcttcttgataTGCATCAACTAACCTTAAGGAAAGAGGGGGAGAAAAAGGCCGCAGCAATTTCTGTTCAAAAGATTGGGtggggcaacaatggcagcggcggcgcaacCAGGAGCAATGGTGCTAGGGTTGCAAAAAGAGTGCAAATTGCAAGATCTGCTACAACAGGCGTGCCACCAATTAGCACTGGGCCCCCTATTATATCCGCAAAACTTCCGGATTCCACCCATTAATCAAGCAATGGTCAGATACGACTCAGATTTACCACAATAATGTCCAACGGCTACTCTGACCAAGAGATTGatcccttcattgactacaaGTAATCGTCCAACTGCTCAGGGGCTGCGTATACCATACccgttggataaagttttctttttctgaagactaaGATAAAGACAAAGTGAAATTAgaagtttgaccctcagcctgattcttcacttcaacctaaggcttgggggctactccatatggagtgcgattttcatcacactaccatataaaaaagttTCAAGGCAAAGACTACTTGAAGCAAACACTGGGAActgctaagagtaccttccagtcatgAGACAGTTCCGGTACTCGAAGATTGGCCGCATCAAgaagtactcgaggagcaccaGGAAGAACTCGGGCGACATCTTCAAGCACTTAGAGTTGttcctctcgactacaaagtactcgaggccttgtcggctaggcaccccaaggcccaccaaaagacttgtacggacccactcaagggaacgtaccgaaacctactcggacatgaaggCTACTTTGCAgcgcgcgtaggcttcatggacttcctgaagactagtcaggtcaaaaggaaactactctaccgagttagagtatgACTCTGTAACAAACTCGACTAGGACTTGTACACAATCCAccatgtaaccctactcctccgactatataagggcgggcagggaccccctccaaataaGAAGAACAACTTgacacaagttcaatacaaccaacacacaggacgtagggtattacacgatctagcagcccgaacctgtctaaatcgtgttccttgcatcaccatcgactccttgattctcgatgacacccaccacacaaaagaccaccttgcgtactccctaggcgggttgccgatctaaaacactgacacctACAAACCCCAGCTGGACCACCACCATACTCACCTCTATTGCCTATGCCATCTCCCGGTTGTTACCAGCCGAGACCATTAAAGCTCTCACCATTGCCTTACATCTCGATGAGTTTTGCTACTCCAGGGTCTGTGATGCTTGGTGAGTTCTCAGCTTAGCACTCGACAGCTTCAGCTACCGAGTCAGCGTTTGTGCTTCTCAGACCCTCAGCCGCTTCACGGTCTCTTGAGTTCTCCTACACTAAGCTGACAAGGATGTCCACATCTCCACTTGTCACTATGACTCTAACAGACCCTTCAGTAGTTTCCACTCCACCTACAGTTTCCAGCTCCTCACCAGTTCAAGAGGTCGAGCGTGCGACAACAATCGGACAGATCACCACCACTTTTGATACCTCAGCTACGATAGAGGTGACAGTTGTTACTACTTAGGTTACCATAGAGGTAGTTGTTTCCACTTCGGTTGCTCCTGAGGACCTGCCTACACACCCTCCTCTAGCTTCTGATGCTTAGTCCTTTTGGTGCTTGACACcaaagagggagagagtgagagatGAGAGTCAGGGGGAGCTTTTGGTAGCATAGGCTTTTGGATCTTTGTCATGCTTCTCATGCATCATGTTTACTTTCATGCACATGTATATATCGCCTTGCTACCATTGTGTGACATGTGCCTACGCTTATTTTATATATCTTATGCCATGTCTTTCGTTGGTGGCGTATGTGCTTTATCTTATATTCTTTATCATACGCATTGTTGGACTTGATTTGCATAAACTTGACTAACCTCTTTCTCTTATCTCAAACAAGTTTATGCACTTCAAGTGTGTTGTGCCTCACATTTTCTCTCTTATATCTTATTTGAGGaagtgttgtcatcaatcaccaaaaagggggagattgaagagcatctaggcccctaattcgattttggtgattaatgacaaTATGATCATTGCGACTAATGTGTGTTTTGCAGTGGCATTCAATAAGTTAGTGCAATGATGGACTTTCTTGGTATTCTTGGCCCCCATCATGTGATTGAAATTATATCGGTTCAAAGGACTAGTATGAAGACTAAGGACAAGCTAGTTCCAATTGTCGTTTGGCATTGAGAGACACTTGGATTAGTATaggtattttattttcctttggtCATACTATAAAGGGGGGGACGAAGAGTAGTAGCTTGACCTAGATTGAGTCTTTGAGTTGAGTGGATGCACAATTGTGAAACTAGGCACTAGGTAGCTCAGTTGAAGCCCATGAAGATGAAGGAGTGGTGGAACTCGAAGAAGTTGAATTGCATGAGTTACCACTTGAAAATGTGCAAAAGTTCATGTCACCGGTTGATTCGGTGACCTTTGGGATATGTCAACGAATCGATGGCTACAGGAAGTGTGCAGTGAGTGCACAGGTACACCAATTGGTACGGTGACCACAGTGACAATCTAGCATTTGAGTTGGTGAGCAGCGGCTGCGCCTGAGGTGTCTGTGTGACATTGTGACCACCGACTGATTTAGTGGGTGCCACCAAATGAGTCGGTGAGATAGGCTCGGCTCACGATCGGCTCAAAATCGGCTCGGGTAAAATAGGATGATCTTGGCACTCAGTGAAGCTGATAGGATTATTTTGAGGTCAAGGGCAAGTTGAGCACTAGAAGTGATTTGAGAAGTTCTTAATTGAAGATTAAGGATATATCATTAGTGCTTGGAGAGTAGCAAGTGTGCAtccttccatctctttggcTTGTATAGGTCAAGTGGGAGTCTttgcttgttactcttggtgaTCGGTACCACCTAGACGGCTTGGTGGTGGTGTTCTTGGTGAGTTCTAAAGGAGGTGTCTCGTGAGAAGCCCCAAgaagtgttgtgcttggtttgGAATCCGCCGATCTAGAGTGTAGAATGGATTACCACTAGTGAGCACTTGGTCCTTGCGCGGATCAAGGGGGAGCTATACCCTTGTGCGGGTGCTCCAATGAGAACTAGGGGAGAGTGCCGACTCTTCGATACCTCGAAAAAAAAGTCAGCATACTAACCCTCTCTTTACTTTCCGCACTTAAATTCCGCATTTATTTCGGCATTTCAATTCCTGGAATTGCCATGCTATGTAGGGTTAGAATTAGGTTGCAAACCTTTTGTGCGAGTAGAATAGACACACTATCTAAGGTAATAGGCACATGGGGTGAATAGGCTTGATGATAGGGTTTTAATTTCCGCAAAAATTTGTAGAAGCCTAattcaaccccccccccctcccccccctctTAGACATCTTGATCCTTTCACTGGGGACAACTATAATCATGATTGACAAGTGcactatttttttctttgctgTTGTGCAAGACAGTTTGTCCCAGTAGGTTATGTAGGCTTATTTAACCTGCAATGTAGATGAAAACCTTGATGTGTATGCTGACCATGTGGAAATTGTATTTGGAGAAGAGGAGCTTGAAAATACatgaaagggaaaaagaaatagaCTAAGTCGTGTTACATTAGTTTATCTGTAACAATATAAATGCATTTTTATGGTTTATTAGGTGCTAAGGAATAAGAAGTGGAAGAACAGGCAGTTGAGAATCAATCAGAGGAGGGGTAGGGTGTTGAAGAACAAGGAGTTAAAAAGAGGACATCTTTGACCGATGAACAACGAGTTCGGGTTTATGAAGCTTTACTTCAAAGAAGCAGCAATCTAAAActtaaaagaaaaacaacaactgCATTAGCCAACTTGGTAGCATTCCTACATCATTAGTCCGAAGTATTTGGAGGAAAGCGATGCAATGTCGTGAACAAGGAATCCCTGTTGACCTTAGATCTAAAAAGGTGCTTTGCGGGCGCCACAAGATATAAGTGGACTTATCTCAGGTTGCAACAATTCTTTTAAGGAAAAAGACCACTATTAGATCACTTGCCAGGGAGTTGAATGTAAGTAGAAGCACGCTGCACATGGCATTCAAAGAAGGCAAGATTCGGCGCCACTCTAACACACTGAAGCCCTACTTGAGGTACAAAAATAAGAAATCCCATCTCCGATATTGTGTTTCCATGCTAGATTCTGCTACTGTGAAAGACCATCCAACCTTCATTGATATGAGCTACACATTGCACATTGATGAAAAATGGTTCTATACCAACACGAAGGCCAAAAGGTTCTACATGCTACCCGAAGAACACAACCCATTGCACGGACATGAGGAAGGTTGTGAATCGAGCTCCGATTCGATCTGCAGGGAGTAGAATGAGCATTAGGGTTAACGAATTCGAGGGAGAGAGAACGACGGCACTTGAGGTACGGAGGGGAGCGAAGTTGCGTGTGGGAGATGAGGATGCGAAGATAAGCAGCTGGGTACCAATTCATCTCATGGAAGGGTAGGGGTATTTTAAATGTTGGGGTGGAAACTTTAAACGTAGTTATATTTGAGATAAATTTTAAATGCTTAACGTAACTATATTCTAGGACGAAATAAGTATTTATGAACACGGAAACCTGTACTCCATAGGTTACAACACACGGGCAGATTAGCTACTGCCAGATGCAATACGATCCCCCGGAAACGTGGAAACCCATAACCAACCCACACCAAAGTTTTAACTCCTGGTACTCGTACCAAAACATGCAACTGGAATTTGAAGTCCAAGGGCAGTTATGTACGAACTGTAACATGCTGTACAGCGTAAAGTTTGCAGTACTGTCAACAGGTTCGAATGGTTTAATCCAAAAGGCAATGTACCCAGCTTCGTGCAACTTCGTTGCGATTTGGGAGCTGGATCTCTACCGCCAGCCACTTACAGCTATTTTACAGGTGGAAGTTATTACAAGCACTTGTGGCGACCTCCAGAAAATCGCTCATCTCGTGCCTGCTAGACGGTGAAGTTTCCTGGTGTGGGGTGGTATTGGCCGGGGAGGGGTGGTCCTGCTGCAGGCACCGGAGGGCCAAAGTTGAAGGGGTGGTTGAACATGCAAGCTGGACCATACTTGCAAACACCGAAGCGGCCATAGTATGTGCACACAGGTTGATCCTATACAAAATgacaggaaaaggaaaataagcTTAGCCAGTGTTATTTCTAATCAGTTTGACAGAGGCTAGCAGAAGCTATCAATAGTAGCAAATAAACTCTTCTATCTTAAACATATCAACCAAAAGGCAACCTGTTCTTGGAAAGGTTCTGAGATGTTCACAAGCAAAATAGGGTTGTCATCTCTTCTTTCCTCTCAATGAAAATAAGGATACATGGAAGTATCATGTACCGCATGCAATCATAAATGTTCATCTTAACAGAGAAAATAAGATGATTGGATATGAGTTCGAGAAAAAAGATGATTGGATTGGATAGGAACTTACAGGTTTGATAGGCAGGCCAATGGGGCTAAGACCTGTTAGTGGTGCAGGCTGACGCGCCCTTGGGTGGTGAAATCTACATTTCATCCTGTATTTGCAGAAACCACTCTTAACAAAATGCTGGCATTCAGGTTGGCCAGGTCTCTCTGGATATTCATCAGAAGGTAGTTGCTGATGTCCTGGTATATCCACAGCCTTGTACATCGGGTGATTCATATGAGGAGCTGGAAAATGCGGAAAGGGGGGAGGATAATATGGATTCACAGGAACCTGAAACCAATATTCACACATCAAATATTTACCAAGagagcatcaatattaagcataATGGAAAGTTATTAAATGCTTTAGTGAAAAATTGTTGAACTGAAACACAACACGGAACTTCACATGATTCAGCGATAAAAAAAACAGAATATTTCTGCTTGGCATTACTTTTCTCTTGGCATGATACTAAGAATCTCAACAGAAATtaataaaaataaacaaaatggCTGCACTCTTTTATGTTAATATAAACATACCTAGGTAGTCTAACTGAAGAAATAGTACCCAAAGGGGATAATAGAACATAGAAAACTGTACATCTCACTTAGCTAGGCCAGTTCAAGCTAGCTCATACAGGCATAGCCTGGACAAGCGAGGTATCTCATTTGGTTGCTCTGAGCTGCAGCATGAAAAGCCCACGATCTTCCATGCAACCGCTGACTGGCCACTTAGGGGAAGCCTTTGCTTGCTACTACAGGCTAGATGGCCTTCCAAAGCCAGATGTTTCTATTCTTACCAAATGGCAATCTTTGACCAGCAAGGCTAAAGTACTTATTGCTGGAGATCCAAACTCACCCTAAGTTAATCAATTTCCCAAACCAATAAGTCCAGGTACTTGCCTTCTTAATCATAAGAGGCGAAAAATATATTTGCTATTACGCATAATTTTTAACTTTCAACTAGTTCCTCAGGATAgtaaaattatataaatttcaCACAGGGATAGAACCACTTCAAGGATCAGCGAACACACACCAAAAGACAAACTAAAATGTTTGGTTCTTAATCCACAGAAAAGCAATTTAAGGACAAAAATCATTAATATCATCCAGTAGAATTAATGGCAAATGCTGAAGTGAAAGAAATTGTTTAACTGAGTACATTTACCTGATGATACCCATTCCAGTCAGGAGATGGATACATTCCTTGAGGTGGAATCATTCCACCATTGTACGATGGTGCTGGAGCTAGAAAAGGAACATGTTGCTCATTCAATGCTCTCTGTTCAGGCCATATTGGAACACTGGGCTGAGAGGGTCCTTGGACATTTTGCTGTGGTGTATCCCCATTCTCATGTTCCAAAACTGGTTCTTTTGAAGGCACATTTGTAGGATCTGGGTGGTGAAATTTGCAGTTAGTGGCAAATTTGCAGCTCCCAGTACGCATATAGAACGGGCACTCCTTTTCACCCTACAAGATCAAAATGAACTTATGCCTTTGAAAATTCCATATACAAAGGTAAACTGAGTTCATAAATGCATCCaaaatttttcagaattttcttGTAAATTTGGTGCCTGAATCGATAATAATGATTGCACCTAGATATTATTTTGCACTTTGCAATAATATAACAAGAATGGGAGGACATAACAAAAAATAGATATAAGCTGCATAACTAATGTAAGACTTACTGGTCGCAGTGGAAGACCTAGAAAGTTCAGCTCAACCTTTTCAACCTCTGCTTTCCCTTCTTTTCCCTCACGGTGGAGGTATTTGCAAGCTTTCCCAAATTTGCATCCACCTGGTGTTGAATAATACTGCAAGGTACATTATGTTATAGGATACACAGGAGAGCAATATCCTTGCGATGAAAGATGTAATCCCAACTTCAATGCCTTAGATTTTATATAAGATATGTATGCATGAGCTTATGCTGACTAAAGTGATCAGAAGAAACTAATTTGCAACAACAAAGGTATACAACGGGGAAAATAAGCAACTAGAAAAAGCATTGCGTCTAAGTACACATAATTGCAATTAATGAACAAAACTAGGAAGCTCCTGAAAGCTGCTGTAGCTACAACCTGAGAACAAGTTCGTT
This sequence is a window from Setaria italica strain Yugu1 chromosome III, Setaria_italica_v2.0, whole genome shotgun sequence. Protein-coding genes within it:
- the LOC101759454 gene encoding zinc finger CCCH domain-containing protein 65 isoform X1, which encodes MADADANPPPPDAAASPIASISPSTVGAGDATDADADSIVKQLAGLGIAAAGGEVFPEPSGWDDVPVPVPVAVADGDEVAGEKVRGPPALAAAGAGAADAKVRFPRRPGEPDCTYYLKFGTCRFGIKCKFNHPSRKKKGSRARGSGSSGSGSNSSSNKASSPDDDQAPREEYEGLVPDISDSVSFDDKGSSSNSENHRKNSYEVIDMKKGKMEPKEKISEEPEKGIYFKKLDETNNTSQKFLKGAKDKRRETFSEGSAQEECKYYSTPGGCKFGKACKYLHREGKEGKAEVEKVELNFLGLPLRPGEKECPFYMRTGSCKFATNCKFHHPDPTNVPSKEPVLEHENGDTPQQNVQGPSQPSVPIWPEQRALNEQHVPFLAPAPSYNGGMIPPQGMYPSPDWNGYHQVPVNPYYPPPFPHFPAPHMNHPMYKAVDIPGHQQLPSDEYPERPGQPECQHFVKSGFCKYRMKCRFHHPRARQPAPLTGLSPIGLPIKPDQPVCTYYGRFGVCKYGPACMFNHPFNFGPPVPAAGPPLPGQYHPTPGNFTV
- the LOC101759454 gene encoding zinc finger CCCH domain-containing protein 65 isoform X2 — its product is MADADANPPPPDAAASPIASISPSTVGAGDATDADADSIVKQLAGLGIAAAGGEVFPEPSGWDDVPVPVPVAVADGDEVAGEKVRGPPALAAAGAGAADAKVRFPRRPGEPDCTYYLKFGTCRFGIKCKFNHPSRKKKGSRARGSGSSGSGSNSSSNKASSPDDDQAPREEYEGLVPDISDSVSFDDKGSSSNSENHRKNSYEVIDMKKGKMEPKEKISEEPEKGIYFKKLDETNNTSQKGAKDKRRETFSEGSAQEECKYYSTPGGCKFGKACKYLHREGKEGKAEVEKVELNFLGLPLRPGEKECPFYMRTGSCKFATNCKFHHPDPTNVPSKEPVLEHENGDTPQQNVQGPSQPSVPIWPEQRALNEQHVPFLAPAPSYNGGMIPPQGMYPSPDWNGYHQVPVNPYYPPPFPHFPAPHMNHPMYKAVDIPGHQQLPSDEYPERPGQPECQHFVKSGFCKYRMKCRFHHPRARQPAPLTGLSPIGLPIKPDQPVCTYYGRFGVCKYGPACMFNHPFNFGPPVPAAGPPLPGQYHPTPGNFTV